A window of Torulaspora globosa chromosome 8, complete sequence contains these coding sequences:
- a CDS encoding homocitrate synthase: MSVNSNPYAPNVADLVSNVTRFQIIESTLREGEQFANAFFSTEKKIEIAKALDEFGIDYIELTSPVASEQSRKDCEAICKLGLKAKILTHIRCHMDDAKVAVETGVDGVDVVIGTSQFLRQYSHGKDMNYIAKSAVEVIEFVKSKGLEIRFSSEDSFRSDVVDLLNIYKTVDKIGVNRVGIADTVGCANPRQVYELVRSLKSVVSCDIECHFHDDTGCAIGNAYSALEAGAKLIDTCVLGIGERNGIVPLGGLMARMIVSAPDYVKSKYNLKKLRDLETLVAEAVEVNLPFNNPITGFCAFTHKAGIHAKAILANPSTYEILNPADFGISRYIHFANRLTGWNAIKSRVEQLNLQLTDDQIKEVTAKIKQMGDIRPLGIDDVDSVIKDYHAEL; this comes from the coding sequence ATGTCTGTGAATTCCAATCCTTATGCGCCCAATGTGGCTGACTTGGTGTCCAATGTGACTAGATTTCAAATTATCGAGTCTACTTTGAGAGAAGGTGAACAATTTGCCAATGCTTTCTTCAGTACGGAGAAAAAGATTGAGATTGCCAAGGCATTGGATGAATTTGGCATTGATTATATCGAATTGACATCTCCAGTGGCCTCGGAGCAGTCCAGAAAGGACTGCGAAGCTATCTGTAAGCTTGGGTTGAAAGCCAAAATTCTAACGCACATCCGATGCCATATGGACGATGCAAAAGTTGCTGTGGAGACCGGTGTGGATGGCGTGGATGTCGTTATCGGTACTTCCCAGTTCTTGAGGCAGTATTCTCACGGTAAGGATATGAACTATATCGCCAAGAGCGCAGTCGAGGTTATCGAGTTTGTTAAATCGAAGGGATTGGAGATCAGGTTTTCTTCCGAGGACTCCTTCAGATCAGATGTCGTGGACCTGTTAAACATTTACAAGACCGTCGATAAAATCGGTGTCAACCGTGTCGGTATTGCGGACACTGTTGGATGCGCCAACCCAAGGCAAGTCTATGAGCTTGTGAGATCTTTAAAGTCAGTTGTTTCATGCGATATCGAGTGCCATTTTCACGACGATACTGGTTGCGCTATCGGTAATGCTTATTCTGCGTTAGAGGCAGGCGCCAAGTTGATTGATACCTGTGTTCTCGGGATTGGTGAGAGAAACGGTATTGTGCCTCTTGGTGGGTTGATGGCAAGAATGATCGTGTCGGCACCGGACTATGTCAAATCTAAATAcaatctgaagaagctacGTGACCTAGAGACATTAGTGGCCGAAGCGGTTGAAGTCAATTTACCATTCAACAATCCAATCACCGGTTTCTGTGCCTTCACCCATAAAGCAGGTATCCACGCAAAAGCGATACTGGCAAATCCCTCCACTTATGAGATCTTGAATCCTGCAGACTTCGGTATCAGCCGTTACATTCACTTCGCGAACAGACTAACCGGTTGGAACGCTATTAAGTCGAGAGTCGAGCAGTTGAATCTTCAACTGACTGATGATcagatcaaagaagttactgccaagatcaagcaaATGGGTGATATCAGACCTCTAGGGATTGATGATGTGGATTCCGTCATCAAAGATTATCATGCAGAGCTCTAA
- a CDS encoding 40S ribosomal protein uS4 (ancestral locus Anc_8.554) encodes MPRAPRTYSKTYSTPKRPYESSRLDAELKLAGEFGLKNKREIYRITFQLSKIRRAARDLLTRDEKDPKRLFEGNALIRRLVRIGVLSEDKKKLDYVLALKIEDFLERRLQTQVYKLGLAKSVHHARVLITQRHIAVGKQIVNVPSFMVRLDSEKHIDFAPTSPFGGGRPGRVARKNAANKSEGGDDAGAEDEE; translated from the exons ATGCCAA GAGCTCCAAGAACTTACTCTAAGACCTACTCTACCCCAAAGAGACCTTACGAATCCTCTCGTTTGGATGCTGAATTGAAATTGGCTGGTGAGTTCggtttgaagaacaagagaGAGATCTACAGAATCACTTTCCAATTGTCCAAGATCCGTCGTGCCGCCAGAGACTTGTTGACCAGAGACGAGAAGGATCCAAAGAGATTGTTCGAAGGTAACGCCTTGATCAGAAGACTAGTCAGAATTGGTGTTTTGTCtgaggacaagaagaagctagATTATGTCTTGGCTTTGAAAATCgaagatttcttggaaagaagaTTGCAAACTCAAGTCTACAAGTTGGGTTTGGCTAAGTCTGTTCACCACGCCAGAGTCTTGATCACTCAAAGACACATTGCCGTTGGTAAGCAAATCGTCAACGTCCCATCCTTCATGGTCAGATTGGACTCTGAGAAGCACATCGACTTCGCCCCAACCTCTCCATTCGGTGGTGGCAGACCAGGTAGAGTTGCCAGAAAGAACGCCGCTAACAAATCCGAAGGCGGCGACGATGCTggtgctgaagatgaagagtaA
- a CDS encoding 60S ribosomal protein eL21 (ancestral locus Anc_8.553), translated as MGKSHGYRSRTRYMFQRDFRRHGTIPLSTYLKIYKVGDIVDIKANGSIQKGMPHKYYQGKTGVVYNVTKSSVGVIINKMVGNRYLEKRLNLRVEHVKHSKCRAEFLQRVKDNAAKRAEAKAQGVAVQLKRQPAQPREARVVSTENNVPQTLAPVPYETFI; from the exons ATGGGTAAATC GCACGGTTACAGATCTCGTACTCGTTACATGTTCCAACGTGACTTCAGAAGACATGGTACTATTCCATTGTCTACCTACCTGAAGATCTACAAAGTTGGTGACATCGTCGACATCAAAGCCAACGGTTCTATCCAAAAGGGTATGCCACACAAGTACTACCAAGGTAAGACTGGTGTTGTCTACAACGTGACCAAGTCCTCTGTTGGTGTTATCATCAACAAGATGGTTGGTAACAGATACTTGGAGAAGAGATTGAACTTGAGAGTTGAACACGTTAAGCACTCCAAGTGTAGAGCCGAGTTTTTGCAAAGAGTCAAGGACAACGCTGCTAAGCGTGCTGAGGCCAAGGCTCAAGGTGTTGCCGTCCAATTGAAGAGACAACCAGCTCAACCAAGAGAGGCCCGTGTTGTTTCTACCGAAAACAACGTTCCACAAACTTTGGCCCCAGTTCCTTACGAAACTTTCATCTAA
- a CDS encoding uncharacterized protein (ancestral locus Anc_2.79), translating to MAFNSSSTWAGSVGSSSGWSLETSWWPSDSTSGRSTLASRDGGSLMVTSSSGPTIVTPSSSQLYSSSEIDSASLGQVVSSQSPQLSRLWSRSSSAVVPLSTLESSSASGVSSSSTSASESELSSVRSESSSSSGLERSSASSASSSWASRSSSSSPSSSSDSDTSVIDLSTSSSSSESVIPSTSVLEPQSTPFSSSSATSAWTSTSAPSYTVSQDSRSIYYIYTQLYHITGSTTTFDTGLPTTTARAKTVTSSFSVPTSTQTRGIQFYENWLDGGLGEASSPSSPTKNKIIGGVVGGVAGALLCGIVLWLMFFRRRKKTTKAPRGFTSKIGRRAGYPLPSQASDHDQEKVSPPATGSGQTALLSRIKSKAMAQISRNKGETDPRNDSGNPFQDEFNFQARRPPPIPPSRNITGIYASADPEVPVDHRFSYVSSLTDSSYISSTQGNYSSMSSSSIRLAPDAERNPSESARGFLREVI from the coding sequence ATGGCTTTCAATAGCTCTTCGACATGGGCTGGTAGTGTCGGTTCATCCTCTGGATGGTCTTTAGAAACGAGCTGGTGGCCATCGGACAGCACATCCGGAAGAAGTACGTTGGCCTCGAGAGATGGTGGCTCGTTGATGGtaacttcttcatcaggaCCAACTATAGTGACGCCATCGAGCTCACAACTTTATTCCAGTTCGGAGATTGATAGTGCATCGTTAGGACAAGTTGTATCGTCCCAAAGCCCGCAATTGTCCAGGCTGTGGTCtcgaagttcttcagcagtcGTCCCGTTGAGCACCTTGGAGAGCTCGAGTGCATCTGGGGTCTCTAGTTCGTCGACAAGTGCATCTGAAAGCGAACTTTCTTCCGTGCGGTCTGAATCTTCCAGCAGTTCCGGTTTAGAACGCTCGTCGGCATCATCGGCATCGTCTTCGTGGGCGTCAagatcatcgtcatcgtcgccatcttcctcttccgACTCGGATACCTCCGTTATAGACCTCTCAACTTCTTCGTCGAGCTCGGAAAGCGTGATACCTTCCACGTCAGTGTTGGAACCGCAAAGCactcctttctcttcttcatcagcgACTTCGGCTTGGACTTCGACATCGGCGCCAAGCTATACGGTTTCACAGGACTCCCGGTCGATCTATTACATATACACCCAGCTTTACCACATCACAGGTTCAACCACTACGTTTGATACAGGGCTTCCAACTACGACTGCTCGTGCGAAAACCGtcaccagcagcttctcGGTCCCCACCAGCACGCAGACTCGAGGAATCCAGTTTTATGAAAATTGGCTCGACGGGGGTCTTGGTGAAGCCAGCAGTCCATCTAGTCCAACTAAGAACAAGATAATAGGCGGCGTAGTTGGAGGGGTCGCGGGAGCTCTGCTTTGCGGAATTGTGTTATGGCTCATGTTCTTCAGACGTAGGAAGAAAACGACAAAAGCGCCTCGAGGATTCACATCTAAGATCGGTCGTCGGGCAGGATATCCACTACCGTCCCAGGCATCAGACCATGACCAAGAGAAGGTGTCCCCTCCTGCCACTGGCAGCGGACAGACGGCCCTTTTGTCCAGGATAAAGAGTAAAGCCATGGCGCAAATATCGAGGAACAAAGGCGAAACAGATCCTCGCAACGACAGCGGAAATCCATTTCAAGATGAGTTCAATTTCCAAGCCAGGCGACCTCCTCCAATCCCCCCGTCAAGAAACATTACTGGTATTTACGCCTCAGCGGACCCAGAGGTGCCGGTCGATCACAGGTTTTCTTACGTATCATCGCTGACCGACTCCTCCTATATCTCGTCAACGCAAGGCAATTACTCTTCAatgtcatcttcttcaataagGTTGGCCCCAGACGCTGAGCGAAATCCTTCAGAGAGCGCTCGCGGCTTTTTACGAGAAGTGATATGA
- the TMT1 gene encoding trans-aconitate 3-methyltransferase (ancestral locus Anc_8.241): MSTFSESDFDAERYDRSRPSYPDRFYAALDKYHQGPRRCVVDVGCGPGTATFQMAALLSGFEQVVGTDISPTMIEKARSASGSDERVSFEVSSGNEFSFLGAAKANRQTLDMVTAVECVHWFDFASFQSSVAANLRRGGTFAIWGYADAAFIDYPELDAVLNDVSYGRDQLGPFWQQPGRNVLRGMLENWVFDSRYFADEQSAEVRVADLRAPQHLHAQQRPLILSKEMTVSDYANYVRTFSAYHTWKTKHGDSEEDIAERLVETICTVQPELTPDSKVQVAWNTFYKFARRV; the protein is encoded by the coding sequence ATGTCGACCTTCTCTGAGTCTGATTTCGATGCCGAGCGCTACGATAGGAGCCGACCCTCCTATCCCGATCGCTTTTACGCAGCTTTGGACAAATATCACCAAGGCCCCCGTCGTTGTGTCGTTGATGTTGGGTGCGGTCCTGGGACGGCTACGTTCCAAATGGCTGCATTATTGAGCGGTTTCGAGCAGGTCGTAGGAACCGACATCTCGCCAACCATGATCGAGAAGGCCAGGTCCGCGAGTGGGAGCGACGAGCGAGTCTCTTTTGAAGTGTCGTCAGGCAACGAGTTTTCGTTCTTGGGCGCCGCCAAGGCCAACAGACAGACCCTCGATATGGTCACGGCAGTGGAATGTGTTCATTGGTTTGACTTTGCAAGTTTCCAGTCATCCGTAGCCGCCAATCTGCGCAGAGGCGGCACTTTTGCGATCTGGGGCTACGCAGACGCTGCGTTTATCGACTATCCGGAGCTGGACGCTGTGCTGAACGACGTTTCGTATGGGAGGGATCAGCTCGGGCCGTTCTGGCAGCAGCCGGGACGCAACGTGCTCCGTGGCATGTTAGAGAACTGGGTCTTCGACAGCAGATATTTCGCTGACGAGCAGAGTGCTGAAGTTAGAGTCGCGGATTTGCGCGCCCCACAGCACCTACATGCTCAGCAGAGACCTCTGATTCTCTCAAAGGAGATGACAGTGTCCGACTACGCAAACTATGTCAGAACTTTCAGTGCGTACCACACTTGGAAGACAAAACACGGAGACTCGGAAGAAGACATCGCCGAGCGGCTGGTGGAGACGATCTGCACGGTTCAACCAGAGCTCACGCCAGATTCCAAGGTCCAGGTAGCTTGGAATACCTTCTACAAGTTTGCTAGAAGAGTTTGA
- a CDS encoding PICOT family protein (ancestral locus Anc_8.240), which translates to MPVVEIKDQDKFTNLVTAEAADRLTALYFYAPWAEPCKYMGEVFKALSDEPSNKDVLFLSINADDNSEIAESFEVSAVPCLIIVRKGTILTELSGANPKQFVKALNDHKASLQGTPEPQQRSITDEEDEDEDEETEEELNERLTKLTQAAPIMLFMKGSPSEPKCGFSRQMAVGILREHQVRFGFFDILKDSSVREGLKKFSDWPTFPQLYVKGEFQGGLDITKESLEEDPEFFEHALQSS; encoded by the coding sequence ATGCCTGTGGTGGAAATTAAAGATCAGGATAAATTCACCAACTTGGTTActgctgaagcagctgatAGACTGACTGCATTGTACTTCTACGCACCTTGGGCAGAGCCATGCAAGTATATGGGTGAGGTATTCAAGGCGTTGAGTGATGAACCCTCCAATAAGGATGTGTTATTTCTGTCGATCAATGCTGATGACAACTCTGAGATTGCTGAATCGTTTGAGGTTTCGGCAGTCCCCTGTTTGATTATTGTCAGGAAAGGGACCATATTGACAGAGCTCTCTGGTGCGAATCCAAAGCAGTTCGTCAAAGCTTTGAATGATCACAAGGCCAGTCTGCAGGGGACTCCAGAGCCGCAGCAGCGTTCAATTAcggatgaagaggatgaggatgaggacgaagagactgaagaagagctgaatGAAAGATTGACAAAGCTAACGCAGGCTGCTCCAATAATGCTTTTTATGAAGGGAAGTCCCTCGGAACCCAAATGTGGGTTTTCCAGACAAATGGCCGTCGGCATACTTAGAGAGCACCAGGTAAGGTTTGGGTTTTTTGATATCTTGAAGGATTCCTCTGTGAGAGAGGGTCTCAAAAAGTTCTCTGACTGGCCTACCTTTCCACAGCTGTACGTCAAGGGCGAATTCCAAGGCGGTTTAGATATTACTAAAGAGTCGCTGGAGGAGGATCCGGAGTTTTTTGAGCACGCTCTACAGTCTAGCTAA
- the RAD24 gene encoding Rad24p (ancestral locus Anc_8.239): MDRKKRNVPDLKRSLSSLTSQITHWSASRSCSPSRKKGNKCSSVDVRDLQGHNLSADLTTGGFNTIPWYEKYSPKNVNEVSIHKKKSKEVRDELEAMMQGRSEKRVLLLTGPSGCCKSTIVNMLAKELVPKYRAAGGRGENVIRYENDMAPNGASHIGSFGQFLGEAKYRVVSNLSLILVEDIPNVFHAETRSAFRRQLLEWLYMPKRSLPPLVICLTECELENDNGSFIAYGVDYSWTAESILGKEILSHACLKRIKFNPVNATLMRKTLVNICNDNKAELMLREKWDDKDRVIEGVIQSTGDLRSGIAMLQFWATSTGCTATFARDSSTSYFHAIGKVLHGSRDVADDSKMINELLLNSMGHLSHDNFSLGLLENYASFNKGKFSILEACKLTDSLSESNTMDMTPESLEFCLRKVRHIFGEMGQGSHSHGRAKFPREWKISQAQSEFLIQCEDYTNVSVYKYGEPRLFRNIALQFGFYDPEIKSIRFYKEKALKHYRAKLSNDAVFEVKKQRIQSLEVDPTLDITARIGGDINLIDGHDTEISEDDHQSGAKEALDRLRRTRDAKLQKLLELYGTDSELKAGTETDDEQFEEDPIIDSDQDVGAVANNTLDDEDSIYEALSQKPRNLNGEKPVSESLSDSDLEDL; the protein is encoded by the coding sequence ATGGACCGCAAAAAGAGAAATGTTCCGGATTTAAAGCGTAGTCTGTCGTCGCTAACTTCCCAAATAACTCACTGGAGCGCTTCAAGATCGTGCTCTCCCTCGCGGAAAAAGGGCAATAAATGCTCCAGTGTAGATGTTCGAGATTTGCAAGGCCACAATTTATCAGCGGACCTGACTACTGGTGGTTTTAATACGATTCCATGGTATGAAAAGTATAGTCCGAAAAATGTTAATGAGGTGTCGATTCATAAGAAGAAGTCTAAGGAGGTACGCGATGAATTGGAGGCTATGATGCAGGGTCGAAGCGAGAAGCGCGTTTTGCTGCTGACGGGTCCCAGCGGCTGTTGTAAAAGTACAATTGTCAATATGTTAGCAAAAGAGCTAGTTCCAAAGTACAGAGcagctggaggaagaggtgaAAATGTTATTCGGTATGAAAACGATATGGCACCTAACGGGGCTTCTCATATTGGTAGTTTTGGGCAGTTCCTCGGCGAGGCAAAGTATCGAGTTGTGTCGAACCTGTCGCTGATTCTGGTGGAGGATATACCGAATGTTTTCCACGCGGAAACCAGAAGCGCCTTTCGGCGACAGTTGCTGGAATGGTTATATATGCCCAAGCGCTCTCTACCACCTTTAGTTATTTGTCTGACCGAATGCGAGCTCGAGAACGATAATGGGAGCTTCATCGCTTACGGCGTGGACTACTCTTGGACGGCGGAGTCGATTTTAGGCAAGGAGATATTATCTCATGCTTGCTTGAAGAGAATAAAGTTCAACCCGGTGAATGCGACGCTGATGAGAAAAACCTTGGTAAATATCTGCAATGACAATAAAGCTGAGCTGATGCTACGTGAAAAATGGGACGATAAGGACCGCGTTATTGAGGGAGTGATACAATCCACGGGGGATTTACGTTCGGGAATTGCAATGCTGCAGTTCTGGGCAACCTCTACGGGATGCACCGCAACTTTTGCGAGAGATAGCTCCACTTCGTACTTCCATGCCATCGGCAAAGTCTTGCATGGTTCGCGCGATGTTGCAGATGACAGCAAGATGATCAACGAACTGCTTTTGAATTCGATGGGGCATCTTTCCCATGACAATTTCTCTCTGGGTCTTTTAGAAAATTACGCCTCATTCAACAAGGGTAAATTCAGCATTTTGGAGGCTTGCAAATTAACGGATTCTTTGAGCGAAAGCAACACTATGGATATGACACCTGAGTCGTTAGAGTTTTGTTTGCGCAAGGTGCGGCACATTTTTGGCGAAATGGGCCAAGGAAGTCATTCTCATGGGAGGGCAAAGTTCCCTCGAGAATGGAAAATTAGTCAGGCTCAAAGTGAGTTCCTGATACAATGTGAAGATTATACCAATGTTTCAGTCTACAAGTACGGTGAGCCCCGTCTCTTCCGAAACATAGCATTGCAATTTGGTTTCTACGACCCTGAAATAAAGAGCATTCGGTTTTATAAAGAAAAGGCATTGAAACATTATAGAGCTAAATTATCTAACGATGCTGTATTTGAAGTCAAAAAACAGCGGATACAAAGTCTCGAAGTGGATCCTACGTTAGATATCACTGCGCGTATAGGAGGCGACATTAACTTGATAGACGGTCATGATACAGAAATCTCTGAGGACGATCATCAATCAGGCGCCAAGGAGGCCCTTGACCGATTGAGGCGAACGCGAGATGCGAAACTGCAAAAGTTACTTGAGCTATACGGCACAGATTCTGAATTGAAAGCTGGGACTGAAACTGACGATGAGCAGTTCGAAGAGGATCCCATAATTGACAGTGATCAAGATGTGGGAGCTGTTGCAAACAACACGCTTGACGACGAAGACTCTATCTACGAGGCACTTTCGCAAAAGCCCCGAAATCTGAACGGTGAGAAACCGGTCAGTGAGTCCCTGTCCGACTCCGATCTCGAGGATTTATGA